The Hypanus sabinus isolate sHypSab1 unplaced genomic scaffold, sHypSab1.hap1 scaffold_62, whole genome shotgun sequence DNA window GGGCACACAAAATATTTTCGGAATTcactaggtcaggcagcatccatagagagaaataaacagctgacgttttggaTTGAGACAACAAGGAGTAGAAATGTGGTAATATCTAGAATTTCtgtccccttcatttccagtcccgaTTAAGGGCGTTGGCCTGaatcattgattgtttattcttctccatagatgctgcctgatctgctgagcagcctcagcattttgtgagatattccagagatttgctgaggaagggtttgaccaggcaggcagacagtaacccagagcaaagcgatggtgatgggcagtaccaggagagtgatggtgatgggttACTATATTCTCAGGAAGAAGCAGAGCTTTTCAAATAGAGAGGTATATACCCAGGGACACAAAAGGCAGCCTTCAATAGATGGAATTATGCCTTTTCAGCCTCGGCCGGCAGAGATTTTCATCTGCTCTTCCCAGGTCCGCGCCCATTTCACCACTCCCAACTCCCCTCCTATATATATTTCGGGGTGTTTGCTCACTTGGTGCATCATCTTTAGGTTCAAGAGAGAAAGTTCCTGCCCAATAATGCTCCTCATTTTCCTTCACAGGTCCGAGCACAGCAATCACTAAGCTCCTGGCAAGCTGGAAcgatttccagctgctgcagctgacggacttctaccgggacaggctggagcaggcgatggaaggaggggtgcacggagtgagcctggcgttaacggccgagaatcagttcagcggagaggaacatcgggtgagtgagagggagaatgggtttgaattttcacacatcacaggaCTGATGGGTGTCGGAACTCTCACTCATCggataataaattaaataaatgaacaattgGAAAATAAATACTGTACATCCAATTACAAAACGAAATGTGACTCTGAACCAGTGGTGGAAAGAGGTGAAAATACGCGGCAGACTGGTGGGTTGCTGCTGAATGTTAAGAGTGAGCTGCAGCTGTATGGACCGAGAATAGAGGAGATTGTGGAAATATGCCAGGATGTTGTGCTTTCGGAAGTCCGTGCAGCGTAACAGCTGGATGGCACTGAGAAGTAGGGTATCATCTGTGTTCGCCACAGGAGCTTgagtgtgttctgttctgggtggagATCATTCTGTTACAATCTGTAACTGCAAACAATGTGGATCGGGGAACACTgccatgttgtaatgtgtaatcactgaataaacctccactggaaatggcaaaggaaaggcatcaggtgtcagccggtaatccgctgtcatgttggacactggcggactgaggagatgaatcatTTTTTCTGCAACCTCTCCAAGACTGCTCACTCTGTTATAAAAACCTGCCTGACTTCTTTCTTCGTCTGTGATCGTTATTTTCTGATTTCTGTTTTACACCGTCAAATTCGATGAGgaattatttatggatttggagccacgtcaatggagcggtcacagaccagccaggatctcattgactggtggaccaggttcacggtgaatgtccctccgtgtgctctgcactcagaatgtacagtccatgtccagacaggatcagtgactgctcagtgtgatcccgttacagagcacatcatttacttctcattctctgtgtgaatctgtcagtccccaatatgttcactgttactcttcacagaaaatctctgatctcgctgataagggagagcgggcggacagttctaaactcctcctgagcctggtgatggagaagggctcccgcgcccggagggtgatgtgggaaacctttgtcaaaatgcggattggtgtcccaaagttggacaaaatactgaaagaaataCAGGAACATGGTGAGATAGCATCACAGATGAATTTAATTTAGGATTCAATCACAATtgactttataattttatacatttcaattccTCAAATGATTTTATTCCGAATAGGCTGTGTACCGATCCATCGACCCGTACCGGAGATTCCCAGAGAACTGAAAGGTAAGTGAAGAAACGCTGTTTCCACCGATGGTAGATATTGTGTAGGGCCATATCGATGTTGAACCACCTGGATTTGACCAGGTATGTGGTGGCACCATGAGACACGTGGAAAATATTTGCTGGAGGGATATCTTTCTCAGGGCATTATCAGGAACAACTCATAGAGTTGGGGTGTTTTCTGATAGGGACCACTCCTCTCTGACTCTTACAACGACAGGTCCCTCCACCGGACCAGAGTGGAAAAGAGGACGATCTGGAGGAGTGAAATTCTTAGAAATTCTTCACTCCGAAAAGTGAAATCCTTCCCCTGCAGCTGCACTACCTGAGCAACAGCTCTCATCCTGGATAATTTTTCTAAATCCCCTCAGATCCTACAGATTATCATTTTTAGAATTGAGAGTCCACGGAAGCTCTCATCACAGAATAGCAATGAGAGCATCCATTTAATGAGAAAATCAGGTAACACCCAACTGCTCTGTTCAACCCCAAAGCAGCATATGAACCCAACTTTGTTCACATAAGTACTGCCTTACTGCAAACACTGCTACAGTTATCCAGTTTTACTTCCAActcaataatcctgggaattccatcaggagacAGTGTTAGTGAGGGTGTGATGGGGACAAAAtcctcagctcagtccacagaagcTGAAGTTCATGTGATgtgtgatggacactgtggaaCGGTGAGAGATGGGAATTGGGACAGAGAAACCAAGGTAGCCTGCAAACTTGTTCTTCACTGGTCTTCATGTTGTTTGCCGAAGGAACAGACACAGCAGTGAAATTCCCACACCCATTTCTAATACAAAACCGATTCATTCCCTGATTATTGAAGAATATCATTTCTAACACTGTCACTTTGTCTGAAGTAACTATTTAAACTACCAATATTTTCCTACGCTCCCCATCCCACCCGTATACATTGAACACAGAcgccacacatccctgacagggtcccgacacactgtgagaccccccacacccctgacaggatcctgacacactgtgagaccccacacatccctgacagggtcctgacacactgtgagaccccacacacccctgacaggatcctgacacactgtgagaccccacacatccctgacagggtcccgacacactgtgagaccccacacacccctgacaggatcctgacacactgtgagaccccacacatccctgacagggtcctgacacactgtgagaccccacacacccctgacaggatcctgacacactgtgagaccccacacatccctgacagggtcctgacacactgtgagaccccacacagccctgacaggatcctgacacactgtgagaccccacacacccctgacagggtcctgacacactgtgagatcccacacacccctgacaggagcctaacacactgtgagaccccacacactcctgacaggatcctgacacactgtgagacaccacacaccactgacaggttcctgacacactgtgagaccccacacactcctgacaggatcctgacacactgtgagacaccacacaccactgacaggatcctgacacactgtgagacaccacacaccactgacaggttcctgacatactgtgagaccccacacacccctgacagggtcctgacatactgtgagatcccacacatccCTGATAGGGTCCTCACACACGGTGAGACCCCGCACATCCCTGCTAGAGTCCGGACATGCTGAGATCCTGCACACTCCTGACAGTCCCTTCAAATTCTGTGAAATCCTGGATACACTTTGCAGAGTCCTAACATACTTTTACACGTCCTTTCAAAGGATTGTGTTCAGCAGTAGTGCAGCTGCAATTAGCTGTTTCCACATTTTGCCTTCCCCTAATTCAGGTCTCAGGGCATCGACATCGCTTTCCATGATTGTGACAGATAGTCTCTGTGTCCAGAATACTCTCTCACTGGCACCCCAAACACTTGTCCAGCTACATTATCTCCTGCGTCGACGGGTCGACGGAAGATACAGGTTAGGCTAATAATCCTTATTGTATGGACGGCGGTCCGGGTGAGTGAACATGATGGAATGGTTGGGACTGAAGTGGATAGTTCTTTGGAAAGAGTGTTGTGGGTCAGGTAGTTGGACATTGAGagtggatcagcacatggaagtgTGATGTTGTTGTCTTTATGAAGACGTGATTGAGAGAGACAAGATTGGCAGATCAATATTCCAGCGTTACAATATTTCAGATAGAGAGGGGTGGTAACACGTTTGAAAAGGTTTATTTGCTGACCTGGGGAATTTCACAGCTGCAATCAGAGAGGACACACTGGGGATTTCAAGTACTGAGGCAATATGAGTGCATAGAAATAACATAGATACAGTCATTGATGGGTTTTTACAAAACATCTCCTGGTAGTCATCATGAGATACAGGAACTAATATGTAggcaaattctggaaagatgcaaaagcagcaaGTTTGTTGTAGTGGGTAATTTTAACTTTCCCTGTGTTGCTGATGACCTTTCATTCTCTGTCCCGTGTttcctacctgcaagaatattttagGAATCTCTGATGGTGAGATGTGTGTAATGTGTGAACTAGAGGAGAGGCCAGACTGCAGCTGGTATTTGAAAGTAAGCCGGCAGGTTGCTGAGGTTTCAGTGGTGGAACATTTGGGAACAGTGAACGCAACTCCTCTTCTCAGATGGTTATGAATAAGTAGAGGTCTGCAGcttatagaaatatacaaaacctacagcacaatactggcctttcggcccacgatgctgtaccgaacatgtaattattttagaaattaaaaggctctattgtttctgcctccaccacaatcgccggcagcccattccacgccctcaccactctctgcataaataaCACTTACCCCTAACAatccctctgtacctgcttccaagcaccttaaaactgtacgctcctgtgttagccatttcagcgctagaagaaagtctctgactatccacacaatcaatgcctctcatcattttatacacctctatcaggtcacctctcatcctccgttgttcccaggagaaatggccgagttcacacaagctattctcatagggcatgttccccaatccaggcattacttgtaaatctcctctgcacccattctatagtttccacgtccttcctgtagtgaggtgaccagaacagaagacaatactccaagtggggtctgaccagggtccgatatacctgcaacatcacctctcggctcctaaactcaatcccagggttaatgaaggccaatgcactgtatgccgtttgaaccactgagtcaacctgcatagcggCTTTGAGTGTCcgctggactcggaccccaaggtcactctgattctccacactgccaagaatggGGTGTGCAGCATTGGGTGTGGGAAAGATAACTTGGGGGAAGGCAGTTTCAGTGGCAAAGGCTTAGATTGAGAGCACCTCTTGTTAGACAAATCCCCAACGGGCATGATTAAATATTAGCTGAGCAGAATTTGGGTCTGGAATGTTGCAAAGAGGATTAAAGCCAACGACGTCAATGCCTGTAGATCTTGATGGGAGATGTTGTAAATTTAATCTGAAAGGGAGAGATGAGTTTCATGATGCTGAAATGAAACAGTCAGTTGTGGAGGGTGAAGAGGCATGCCAAAGAATGCATTGGGATACAGATCGGTTGCAGATGCGGATGGGGAACTATcaggtggagtttaatccagagaaGTGAGAGTACTTCCAATTCAGGAGATCAAAAGTATGGGGAAGTACAGAGTAAAGGTCACGACCCTGACGTCATTCATATCTACAGGGATCCTGATATCCATATCCATAGCTCCGGAGGCAGGCGGGATGAGTTTATGGGGACATCGTGCTAGCAGCAACTTTGTGTGAAGGTCCCATACCTATACTGTACTATGCAGGTCTTGTGACAGCTGAAATCCTGAACCACCTGCTGCCAAAATTCCTCGGTCTCTGCTCTCTTCACGACCCGACCTGTAATCGGCATGGTTTCAAACTTGTATTTAAAGTCGCTGACCAGTAgcacctcccctttctcccctttccacagACGTTGTCTGACCTGTACTCACATCTACACTCCAGTCCTTCTACAGCTGTGCTGCAGAGGGCAGGCCAACATGCTGCATAACTGTGGTGGACTGGAAGGCTCTACTACCGGTAGTCAAAATTGCCCAACGCATCACCGGGACCCCCAGCCTACCTTCAAACAGGGACGTATAAACAGAAAGGCTCCGGAAAAGGACCAGTAGCATCAGGAAGGATCCCACCTATCCTGCCTATGGGCTGTTTGCCCCTCTCCCATGAGGGAGgaagctacgtagcatccacagcaggaccaccagactcaaaatcagttactttcctcaagtagtaagactgatcaacaatGATTAAGCCACCCCTACACAACTAAcagcccccaccccaccaccagcaCGATTTGAAACTTTTCTGCCAGAACCACCTGAGGTCAAAGTAACTCCTGTAtcgtatgtatttatatttattgtgttttccattgtgttctttatctgagCTATTATGTGCTGCATCACATCCGGAATAAAAATTATGCCCTGTTCTTTTGCACTTGAGTATCTTCAATCTTGAATCTGTTGAGCATTTGCAGCTCATACTCTTTAAGAGACAATAGATCTGCCGTCTCAAACCATTTTCCGGAGGAATTCAGTGAGCTGAGTAGCATCTATGATGATGGGGGGGGGCTTAATGTTTTCGTTTTGTGTCAAAATGCTgacagtcccaatctcctgaaCAAGACATTGACATTTTCTCACCCAACAACCCTCACCGACAGTGCACGTGCTGCTCAATAAAGCTACTTCTTTGTATTTTGAATCAGtgatggtgggtgggaggggaagcTGTGATTGCCTAACCTGCTCCTTTCATAGAATGCCCACGATCCTTTTCTCCGTCTCCATACGCCACATGAAACATCCGGCTTTCAAAGTTCTTCCACAGCAACAAAGATAGCTCTGACAGTAGTTGGACAGTCGggggtcagtaaactaccagggaaaTACTCACCTTCACAGCACAGTTAATGTGGAAATGTGAATATCTGGTGTTTATCTATTCCAGGCCTCtctgtccagtcagggctctgttaaTCATATTTACTTTACTGTAGGAGCATCCATTGATTAATCCATTAATGCAACAGCTCTGAGCTAACTCTTGTGTGCTTAAATACTGAGTTCTGAGGTGAGGCATCTAACAGTTTGTCCACtgtctgttcccatggaagatgttcaacagaaacacaaggagactctgtgGGAACAAActaaaacactgagagtgaacacgatcctgatgcgggagaaggtgaaggttttccagctggttgatcgatacgctgagctcacggtcatttctactgttcgagatcggagactggtggaacacgagctgctggcaagaggcagagatcacgaggagtggagagagaaacatctcgGCAGAGAGCTGGAGAAAATCCGGACTGATCAGctgttccagagcagcttttcccggagtaaatccaaatctgggagttcggcagcagtggccggagtcccggggatcgggaaaacaacaatggtacaaaagattgtatatgactgggccacggggacAATATtccaacagttccagtttgtcttcagtttcaaattccgagaGTTAAACTCCATTAACTGTAGAATAAGcctgagggaactgattctggatcagtatccttactttgggaatatcctgagagaagtctggaagaacccagagggattgctgtttatattcgatggtttggatgaattcaagcaCAGAATCGATTTTGCTGACTGTCGGAGAGATACAGAGCccaagcaccagtgcccagatcccgagtggtggtgtgaagtgtctgacattgtgtacaatttaatccagggcaagctgctcccagggtgttcagtgctggtgaccacccgccccactgcgttacatttattggaaaaggcagagatcagtgtctgggctgaaatcctgggatttgttggtgaggaacggaaggaatatttcatgagACATTTTAAAGATCAGACGGTTgcggaagctgttttcaaacacgtgaaggagaacgagatcctgtacaccatgagctacaacccctcctactgctggatcctcgctctgacactgggccccttcttcacacaaagagtcagggacccacagagtgttcccaagaccatcacccaactgtactcctactatatttacaacatcctgaaaaaccacggccgtgaggttgagaacccccgtgatgtgttactcagggttggtcagatggccttcagaggagtgtccgagaagaagattgtgtttacagatggagatttgatcaactacaatctgcagccttcccagttcctgtccggttTTCTAATGGAGCTTttagagagagaggattctgcccggtgtgtggtgtacacattcccacacctcaccatccaagagtttgtagctgcagtcgcacaattcctgaatccacatcccggggataacctgaaattcctcactgaagcccacaacacaacagatgggcgatttgaggtatttctccgttttgttgctggtctctcctccccaatgattgctcggggcctggaggagtttctgggtccatttcctcatcaaacaacctgccgggtgattgactgggtgaaggaggaggttaaatgCCAGAGTGGTAACACATGGAATGAAGCTGATAAAAGGagcttcctgaacacattgcactacctgtttgagtctcagaatcgtggactggctcaggccgcacttgaatctgtggaaacactttcattcagtggaatgacactgaccccgattgactgcgcggtcctgtctcatgcaatcggactctgtgatacaataaagcAGCTCGACCTGGAGGGCTGttacattcagtgtgaaggaatccagcggctgggaccctgGCTCTACAAGTGCCAGGacttgaggtaacttgatttatctctcactctgaactgtgaaactgttccattgtgttgtttcaatttCAAGGTATTTGGGTAAAACTGCAGTAAATCAAATtttgaagaattgtgacaaatgccagGGGATCGATCAGTAATTCCCCAAGAACGGGAAGGGTCTGTGGTTCCTTgagaagggatgttggagacttcatcagatcagccATTGGTTTAATGGTGGTAAATCACAGGATtggccgtgtttctcgctgcctgtgacatGTCTACTGACAGTGTTACTTCTCAGACACTGACGCCCAAACCAACACTGACTGCAATAGGTGGGTCAGAGCTTCACACCCCCTTCCGATGGACAAGAGACCATCAGCAGACTGTCCAAACTTTACAACCCCTTCCCGGTGAGGAACGGGAGACCAGCACCAAACTGTTCCAGCTTTACAATGCCTTCCTTGTGAAGGACAAGAGAAAGTTAGTGGACTGTCCCAGTGAGATTGGGAGAATTCCCTctgtgagattgtcctcccctGCCGTTCCCCATTTGTGACTATCACCAACAGTCCACCTGTGTCAATGTGGGCACTACCCCGCCCCCAAATGGTTATGTCCTCTATATATGGGCCCTAATTCAGACCTTCCGCTCACAAGCGATCTACCTCAGCATCCGATCCTCCttcggatctctcttccccacgaCCTAtttcctgtcggatctctcttccccatcctcttgCTCCTGTGGGAACTTTCAGTCTTTCTATCGTTTTTCCTCAGGTGATCGCTTCAACAATGTCTCATCAACATTCCCCACTCAAATTCATTCTCACTGTGAGAATTTCTCCGACCCTACGGCCCTGCCCTTTCTGTCCCTGACATGTCAGGAACACTCTTCTGACCATCTGGGAATGGGACAGAATATGtggagtttacagggtcacaccgacagactaAATTACCGACACTTGGTGAATACCCTGGAGCTggtcagtgagggacattgacagtgatgggaactccgatcagtgatttactgaagggcttaatgtttcctgaaaaatccgagtgagagaaattccctcagacccacaatttgaatcactttgttcacCAATTTCTCTGTTTGTGTTCAGACTTGGGGAGAATaagctgggagattcaggagtaaaACTGGTGTCTGAGGCTCTGAGGAACatggagtgtaaaatacagaaactgtggtaagtaccagactgtgggagattgtgtttacagtcactgggtgtctgacactgaacattaatgcgatcactaattgtgttactgataaacactggggatttgtaccgtctcctgtctctctgtgtctttcaccctctctatctctctctctctctctctctctcatctccagcctGGGGGCTGTCGGTCTCACTGATTCTGGTGTCGAGGATCTCGCTTCCCCGCTCAGTAAAATATCATCACTAATGGAGCTGGACCTAGTTAGTAATAaattgggagattcaggagtgaaactgctgTCTACGgttctgaggaacccggagtgtaaaatacagaaactggggtaagtaccagactgtgggagattgtgtttacagtcactgggtatctgacactgaacattaatgtgatcagtaattgtgttactgataaacactggggatctgtaccgtctcctgtctctctgtgtccttcacgctcactctctctctcatctccaggctgaatgaggtcggtctcacagattctggtgccgaggatctcgtctccgctctcagtactaACCACTCGCTGATGGAGCTGGACTTGGGTAgcaataaactgggagattcaggagtgaaactggtgtctgcggctctgaggaacccggagtgtaaaatacagaaactgtggtaagtaccaggctgtgggagattgtgtttacagtcactgggtgtctgacactgaacattaatgtgatccgtaattgtgttactgataaacaccggagatttgtaccgtctcctgtctctctgtgtccttcaccctcactctctctcctctccaggCTGGACAAAGtcagtctcacagattctggtgccgcgGATCTTGTCTCCGCTCTCAGTGCCAAACCATCACTGACGGGGCTTAGCCTTGGTTACAACtcgctgacagaccgatctgtccccgctctccgcggCCTCATACTGGCTCTCCCGAGTCTGgagtggatcgggtgagtgtttgtgttaatgttcaatgtgataaaataccatcggatccgcgggttttctggtgatatttgtctgtgagtgttgttgaaacattaaccccggtcccctgttactgacactgttgcgtgatctgtttatttcatctttattcttccATCTGTTTCAGACTGTATGGGAATTGGTTCAGTTGGaccggggagaaggaactgagatgtCTACAGGAAACCAGACCCAGACTGACAGTGTCCATGTAAACAGCTGAATATTTGAACTTCCCCGCCCAATTCCCAACTGTTCTAACGGAGCTGTCTCCGACCTCGAGCTCAGTGACAGCGGAAGCGATCCCGTAGTGACGTATTTCTGACTGTTATCCGGCATGTTCATGACTCCCCACTTGAGACCCCGGGGAACtacatagacaggaagagcaaaggggccggggctcagtctgggacaccggtgtcccggaGTGGGGGGGATgatcccgggagagaatccttttgccccctttgctgaggacggtgcattcggcagcctggccgatataatgatattaaatggacaaatccctcggcagtgaccctggatctgcagcgatcccggacacggccctgaagtgtgattttataatcatcggttccccgatgcagagtgacggagagaaacgggactgattattcaaccggtcactccttgtcgccggtcagttaattgtgtgtgactgtgagtgagtcgggagcagcttatttattcccgcacgtcagcagttcacacattgtttaatttacattcgtcatgatgaaatcaataaaccgctgtaacttcCTGTCTTGGTGTCGGACTCGAGTTTTATT harbors:
- the LOC132389667 gene encoding NACHT, LRR and PYD domains-containing protein 3-like isoform X1, translated to MATGGKLNQVRKLLRRFSVGSSSSEDDRDTGNNAPKQGETESNVPVECGPAAEEEEQILPRDSDVRDTDQDPGTSTSEATVCQFGSSSNMELPSLKQGVEHQNRITPVLKMAQGAGIGRVPVQSTSGKVTGPSTAITKLLASWNDFQLLQLTDFYRDRLEQAMEGGVHGVSLALTAENQFSGEEHRKISDLADKGERADSSKLLLSLVMEKGSRARRVMWETFVKMRIGVPKLDKILKEIQEHGCVPIHRPVPEIPRELKDVQQKHKETLWEQTKTLRVNTILMREKVKVFQLVDRYAELTVISTVRDRRLVEHELLARGRDHEEWREKHLGRELEKIRTDQLFQSSFSRSKSKSGSSAAVAGVPGIGKTTMVQKIVYDWATGTIFQQFQFVFSFKFRELNSINCRISLRELILDQYPYFGNILREVWKNPEGLLFIFDGLDEFKHRIDFADCRRDTEPKHQCPDPEWWCEVSDIVYNLIQGKLLPGCSVLVTTRPTALHLLEKAEISVWAEILGFVGEERKEYFMRHFKDQTVAEAVFKHVKENEILYTMSYNPSYCWILALTLGPFFTQRVRDPQSVPKTITQLYSYYIYNILKNHGREVENPRDVLLRVGQMAFRGVSEKKIVFTDGDLINYNLQPSQFLSGFLMELLEREDSARCVVYTFPHLTIQEFVAAVAQFLNPHPGDNLKFLTEAHNTTDGRFEVFLRFVAGLSSPMIARGLEEFLGPFPHQTTCRVIDWVKEEVKCQSGNTWNEADKRSFLNTLHYLFESQNRGLAQAALESVETLSFSGMTLTPIDCAVLSHAIGLCDTIKQLDLEGCYIQCEGIQRLGPWLYKCQDLRLGENKLGDSGVKLVSEALRNMECKIQKLCLGAVGLTDSGVEDLASPLSKISSLMELDLVSNKLGDSGVKLLSTVLRNPECKIQKLGLNEVGLTDSGAEDLVSALSTNHSLMELDLGSNKLGDSGVKLVSAALRNPECKIQKLWLDKVSLTDSGAADLVSALSAKPSLTGLSLGYNSLTDRSVPALRGLILALPSLEWIGLYGNWFSWTGEKELRCLQETRPRLTVSM
- the LOC132389667 gene encoding NACHT, LRR and PYD domains-containing protein 3-like isoform X2, producing MMPHEHQNRITPVLKMAQGAGIGRVPVQSTSGKVTGPSTAITKLLASWNDFQLLQLTDFYRDRLEQAMEGGVHGVSLALTAENQFSGEEHRKISDLADKGERADSSKLLLSLVMEKGSRARRVMWETFVKMRIGVPKLDKILKEIQEHGCVPIHRPVPEIPRELKDVQQKHKETLWEQTKTLRVNTILMREKVKVFQLVDRYAELTVISTVRDRRLVEHELLARGRDHEEWREKHLGRELEKIRTDQLFQSSFSRSKSKSGSSAAVAGVPGIGKTTMVQKIVYDWATGTIFQQFQFVFSFKFRELNSINCRISLRELILDQYPYFGNILREVWKNPEGLLFIFDGLDEFKHRIDFADCRRDTEPKHQCPDPEWWCEVSDIVYNLIQGKLLPGCSVLVTTRPTALHLLEKAEISVWAEILGFVGEERKEYFMRHFKDQTVAEAVFKHVKENEILYTMSYNPSYCWILALTLGPFFTQRVRDPQSVPKTITQLYSYYIYNILKNHGREVENPRDVLLRVGQMAFRGVSEKKIVFTDGDLINYNLQPSQFLSGFLMELLEREDSARCVVYTFPHLTIQEFVAAVAQFLNPHPGDNLKFLTEAHNTTDGRFEVFLRFVAGLSSPMIARGLEEFLGPFPHQTTCRVIDWVKEEVKCQSGNTWNEADKRSFLNTLHYLFESQNRGLAQAALESVETLSFSGMTLTPIDCAVLSHAIGLCDTIKQLDLEGCYIQCEGIQRLGPWLYKCQDLRLGENKLGDSGVKLVSEALRNMECKIQKLCLGAVGLTDSGVEDLASPLSKISSLMELDLVSNKLGDSGVKLLSTVLRNPECKIQKLGLNEVGLTDSGAEDLVSALSTNHSLMELDLGSNKLGDSGVKLVSAALRNPECKIQKLWLDKVSLTDSGAADLVSALSAKPSLTGLSLGYNSLTDRSVPALRGLILALPSLEWIGLYGNWFSWTGEKELRCLQETRPRLTVSM